A single Cupriavidus sp. D39 DNA region contains:
- a CDS encoding helix-turn-helix transcriptional regulator, with amino-acid sequence MRLIVERVAAFARNIRHMPAAQAHRHLSALVELIAAAFGEEIGLSGSRSAIAREIAFSSARCFVQANLADSDLTPERVLESLGLSRPTMYRLFQHEGGLGAYIRHMRLRTAANDIVRFPGIAVKDVAYSVGFKSASDFTRAFRRAFGVTPQDLREYEGWHTANIGQAD; translated from the coding sequence GTGCGCCTAATCGTCGAGCGTGTCGCGGCATTTGCCCGCAACATTCGCCACATGCCGGCGGCGCAAGCGCATCGCCACCTGAGCGCGCTCGTCGAGCTGATCGCGGCCGCGTTCGGTGAGGAAATCGGCTTGAGCGGCAGCCGGAGCGCCATTGCCCGTGAGATCGCCTTCAGTAGCGCCCGTTGCTTCGTGCAGGCCAATCTGGCCGATAGTGACCTGACTCCCGAGCGCGTGCTCGAATCCCTTGGGCTGTCGCGGCCGACGATGTATCGACTCTTTCAGCATGAAGGTGGGCTCGGGGCCTATATTCGCCATATGCGTCTACGCACCGCAGCGAACGATATCGTCCGATTCCCCGGTATTGCGGTGAAGGATGTCGCCTATTCAGTGGGATTCAAAAGCGCGTCGGATTTCACCCGGGCGTTTCGTCGCGCATTTGGCGTAACGCCGCAGGACCTGCGTGAGTATGAGGGATGGCATACCGCAAACATCGGGCAGGCGGACTGA
- the bioF gene encoding 8-amino-7-oxononanoate synthase, producing MLLDRLTQAAAERAERTMTRRRCVTHTACAPHQAVSNECGEPRALLSFCSNDYLGLANHPMVISAFAEGAYRYGAGSGASHVINGHSLAHDHLENELARWLDSHIPEAQALYFCSGYMANMAVLSALGTAGATLFCDKLNHASLIDGALLARAHVKRYPHGDTTALARLLAGSASPLKLIVTDSVFSMDGDIAPLVELLALAECHDAWIVVDDAHGFGVLGESGRGVLEHLGLASERFIYIGTMGKAAGVAGAFVAAHATIVEHLVNVARPYIYTTAAPPAAAHALLASLALIAGEEGRRRRAHVAQLIGQLRAGLETLQASQAEAGWRLVDSDTPIQPLIVGGNAAAMALSAALEADGIRVTAIRPPTVPEGTARLRIALSAAHTAGDIARLLDCLSGVVAQREAA from the coding sequence ATGCTGCTTGACCGACTCACCCAGGCTGCCGCCGAACGCGCCGAGCGCACCATGACGCGCAGGCGGTGCGTCACACACACAGCCTGCGCGCCACATCAGGCGGTCAGCAATGAATGCGGCGAGCCGCGCGCGCTGTTGAGTTTTTGCAGCAACGACTACCTTGGGCTGGCCAACCATCCCATGGTTATCTCCGCCTTTGCCGAGGGCGCTTACCGCTATGGCGCGGGCAGCGGTGCGTCCCACGTGATTAATGGGCACTCGCTGGCCCACGACCATCTGGAGAACGAGCTGGCGCGGTGGCTGGATTCACATATCCCCGAGGCGCAGGCGCTCTACTTCTGTAGCGGCTACATGGCAAACATGGCGGTGCTGAGCGCGTTGGGCACGGCCGGCGCGACCCTGTTCTGCGACAAGCTCAACCATGCCTCGCTGATCGACGGGGCGCTTCTGGCACGCGCCCATGTCAAACGCTACCCGCACGGCGACACCACTGCACTGGCGAGACTGCTGGCCGGTAGCGCCAGCCCCCTCAAGCTGATCGTAACCGACAGCGTATTCAGCATGGATGGCGACATTGCGCCGTTGGTCGAATTGCTGGCATTAGCCGAATGCCACGATGCCTGGATCGTGGTCGACGACGCCCACGGCTTTGGCGTGCTGGGGGAGAGCGGTCGCGGCGTGCTGGAGCATCTGGGACTGGCCTCCGAACGCTTCATCTACATCGGCACGATGGGCAAGGCTGCCGGCGTAGCGGGCGCCTTCGTGGCGGCGCACGCAACCATCGTGGAGCATCTGGTCAACGTGGCGCGGCCCTATATCTACACTACCGCCGCGCCGCCGGCAGCAGCGCATGCGCTGCTGGCCAGCCTGGCGCTGATCGCGGGCGAGGAGGGGCGCCGGCGCCGCGCCCATGTGGCGCAACTTATCGGACAACTGCGTGCAGGCCTGGAAACATTACAGGCCAGCCAGGCTGAGGCCGGCTGGCGGCTGGTCGATAGCGATACGCCTATCCAGCCACTGATCGTAGGAGGCAATGCCGCTGCCATGGCCCTCTCCGCCGCGCTGGAAGCTGACGGCATCCGTGTCACTGCCATCCGGCCGCCAACGGTACCCGAAGGCACGGCGCGCTTGCGTATTGCGCTCTCGGCAGCGCACACGGCGGGCGACATCGCGCGCTTGCTGGACTGCCTGTCTGGCGTCGTGGCGCAGCGGGAGGCTGCATGA
- a CDS encoding type II toxin-antitoxin system Phd/YefM family antitoxin produces the protein MRTVHFSDARNNLKAVIDQAIDDHDAILITRRDAPNAVIMSQEQYDSWMETMYLMSNPANAKRLMESIAQLRQGEAVPHDLIDPDAE, from the coding sequence ATGCGCACCGTTCATTTCTCCGATGCCCGCAACAACCTGAAGGCGGTCATCGACCAAGCCATCGACGATCACGACGCCATTCTGATCACGCGCCGCGACGCGCCGAATGCCGTCATCATGTCTCAGGAACAGTATGACAGCTGGATGGAAACGATGTATCTGATGTCGAATCCGGCCAACGCGAAGCGACTGATGGAGTCGATCGCGCAACTGCGCCAGGGCGAGGCCGTGCCGCACGACCTGATCGACCCGGACGCTGAATGA
- a CDS encoding Txe/YoeB family addiction module toxin: MTRKVLFAPNAWNEYVWWQTQDKKILRRINQLIAECQRDPFTGIGKPEPLKGNLSGFWSRRIDDANRLVYDADDDLLRIGSCRFHYGDR, translated from the coding sequence ATGACCCGCAAAGTCCTATTTGCACCGAATGCCTGGAACGAATACGTCTGGTGGCAGACCCAAGACAAGAAGATCCTCAGACGCATCAATCAACTCATTGCCGAGTGCCAGCGCGACCCGTTCACGGGGATCGGCAAGCCGGAGCCCTTGAAGGGCAACCTGTCCGGTTTCTGGTCGCGCCGCATCGACGACGCGAACCGCCTGGTCTACGACGCCGATGACGACTTGTTGCGTATCGGCAGCTGCCGCTTTCACTACGGCGACAGGTAA
- a CDS encoding nuclear transport factor 2 family protein: MNRRSILISAATTVAGPLLHAADASAQTSSDIEAIKAANQAFYTALSARDVKAMVALWANKPYVVNIGPRSKTIAVGYADAVSRYWPAAFDSFSEMAVSPASIDQIQTDGKLAWVIGTERAVLQPSGGGEALKFDTFFTNIFEKDGKRWLLISHHAQVIPK, from the coding sequence ATGAATCGCCGCAGTATCCTAATTTCTGCCGCAACAACGGTCGCCGGCCCGCTTCTGCACGCTGCGGACGCAAGCGCACAAACGTCCTCCGATATCGAAGCAATCAAGGCCGCTAACCAGGCTTTCTATACCGCCCTATCCGCCAGGGACGTTAAGGCAATGGTGGCCCTGTGGGCTAACAAGCCCTATGTTGTCAATATCGGGCCGCGAAGCAAAACTATAGCCGTCGGATATGCAGATGCCGTATCCAGGTATTGGCCAGCCGCATTCGACTCTTTCTCCGAAATGGCTGTGTCGCCGGCGTCGATCGATCAAATCCAAACGGACGGAAAATTGGCTTGGGTTATTGGCACTGAGAGAGCTGTGCTCCAACCCAGCGGCGGCGGAGAGGCTCTGAAATTCGATACGTTCTTTACGAATATCTTTGAAAAAGACGGTAAAAGGTGGCTATTGATTTCTCATCATGCACAGGTCATCCCGAAATAA
- a CDS encoding GNAT family N-acetyltransferase — protein sequence MMRSVQIRAAGETDWAAIAEVLECCGLPSDVVDQALRVFHIAVLGERVVGCACSEQYGETVVVRSIGVLQEYRDHQIATHLIGSVLTRARADGCTKAVLIIAGQLGVRNHGDFSLSELECMPEEVRLSKAFVRRFGGWRTLKIPTD from the coding sequence ATGATGAGAAGCGTGCAGATCAGGGCAGCGGGAGAAACTGATTGGGCCGCCATTGCAGAGGTCCTCGAATGTTGTGGATTGCCTAGCGACGTCGTCGACCAAGCACTGCGCGTCTTTCATATCGCTGTGTTGGGCGAGCGCGTAGTAGGTTGCGCTTGTTCTGAGCAATATGGAGAGACGGTTGTCGTCCGATCCATCGGTGTGCTCCAAGAGTATCGCGACCATCAAATCGCGACTCACCTTATCGGCAGCGTACTGACGCGCGCTCGCGCAGATGGCTGTACCAAAGCGGTACTCATCATCGCTGGCCAGCTCGGCGTCCGCAATCACGGCGATTTTTCGCTTTCAGAGCTTGAATGTATGCCTGAGGAAGTAAGACTATCCAAGGCGTTCGTGCGAAGATTCGGCGGGTGGAGGACACTTAAAATTCCCACCGACTAG
- a CDS encoding SulP family inorganic anion transporter, whose product MNWLPNRSTPTASGLEGRLLRLVPALATLHHYERAWLAKDLFAGLALTAVMIPAGMGYAEAAHLPAITGLYASIAALVAYAAFGPSRILVLGPDSALAALIASIVLPLAGAHPERAAMLAGMLAILSGALCIGVGLFRLGFVTDLLSKPIRQGYVNGVALTVLIGQAPKLLGFQVSGDNLLQEASGLFQGLMHGDLNPVALGIGAACLLLILGCKRWLPRVPGILVAVASATVAVALLDLDRRAGVPVIGSLPQGLPVPRIPAVSLVDLCALLPGAVAVALISLADISVLSRIFAARGQYAVNRNQELIALGAANLAAGLLQGFPVTSSSSRTPVAEAAGARTQLTSVIAALSVAMLLLFAPGLFRTLPNAALGAVVVAACLGLFEIRSVARLLRLRPSEFAQSMACFAGVALLGVIQGIFIAVALALLAFIWRAWRPYDAVLGRVDGLKGYHDIVRHPEARCIPGLVLFRWDAPLFFANAEIFRDHVLRAVSQASTPTRWVVIAAEPITDVDVTAAQTLAELHKALSECGIELCFAEMKGPVKDRLKRYGLVAALGADHLFPTIGVAVDEYLAQHKVEWRDWEDEAAAIRRGY is encoded by the coding sequence ATGAACTGGCTCCCTAATCGTTCCACACCGACTGCCTCAGGGCTGGAAGGTCGCCTGCTGCGCCTGGTCCCAGCCCTTGCGACGCTGCACCACTATGAAAGAGCCTGGCTGGCGAAGGATCTGTTCGCCGGGCTCGCGCTTACGGCGGTCATGATTCCGGCCGGCATGGGTTACGCCGAGGCGGCGCATTTGCCCGCCATCACCGGGCTCTACGCCAGCATCGCGGCTCTCGTCGCCTACGCCGCGTTCGGGCCTAGCCGCATTCTCGTCCTTGGCCCCGACTCCGCGCTGGCGGCGTTGATCGCCTCCATCGTGCTGCCCTTGGCTGGCGCCCACCCCGAGCGGGCGGCGATGCTCGCCGGCATGCTTGCGATCCTGTCGGGCGCGCTGTGCATCGGGGTAGGACTGTTCCGCCTTGGCTTTGTCACCGACCTGCTATCCAAGCCGATCCGCCAGGGCTATGTGAATGGCGTCGCGCTCACGGTGCTGATCGGCCAAGCGCCGAAGCTGCTCGGCTTCCAGGTGAGCGGAGACAACCTGTTGCAGGAAGCCTCGGGCCTCTTCCAGGGCCTGATGCACGGCGACCTGAACCCGGTCGCGCTCGGCATCGGCGCGGCCTGCTTACTGCTCATCCTCGGTTGCAAGCGCTGGCTGCCGCGCGTGCCCGGCATCCTGGTCGCGGTGGCGAGCGCCACCGTGGCCGTGGCGCTGCTCGACCTGGACCGGCGGGCGGGTGTCCCGGTCATCGGCTCCCTGCCGCAAGGGCTGCCGGTGCCGCGCATACCCGCTGTGTCGCTCGTTGACCTGTGCGCCCTGCTGCCCGGCGCGGTAGCGGTGGCGCTGATTTCGCTGGCCGATATCAGCGTGCTGTCGCGGATTTTCGCCGCACGCGGGCAATACGCGGTGAACCGCAACCAGGAACTGATTGCCCTGGGCGCCGCCAATTTGGCTGCGGGCCTGCTGCAGGGTTTCCCCGTGACGAGCAGTTCGTCGCGCACCCCGGTTGCCGAAGCCGCCGGCGCGCGGACGCAGCTCACCAGCGTGATTGCCGCGCTGAGCGTTGCCATGCTGCTGCTGTTCGCCCCCGGCCTCTTCCGCACCTTGCCCAATGCGGCGCTGGGCGCCGTGGTTGTCGCGGCTTGTCTCGGCCTGTTCGAGATACGCAGCGTGGCGCGTTTGCTGCGCCTGCGCCCCAGCGAGTTCGCCCAGTCGATGGCCTGTTTTGCGGGCGTCGCACTGCTCGGCGTGATCCAGGGCATCTTCATCGCGGTGGCCCTCGCCTTGCTGGCGTTCATCTGGCGAGCCTGGCGGCCCTACGATGCCGTGCTGGGCCGCGTCGACGGCCTCAAGGGTTACCACGATATCGTCCGGCACCCGGAAGCACGCTGCATTCCGGGGCTGGTCCTGTTCCGCTGGGACGCACCGCTGTTCTTCGCCAACGCGGAGATATTCCGCGACCACGTGCTGCGCGCGGTGAGCCAGGCCTCGACTCCCACGCGGTGGGTCGTGATCGCCGCGGAACCCATCACCGATGTCGACGTCACCGCCGCGCAGACGCTGGCGGAGTTGCACAAGGCATTGAGCGAATGCGGCATTGAGCTGTGCTTCGCCGAAATGAAAGGCCCTGTCAAGGACCGGCTGAAGCGCTACGGCCTGGTTGCCGCGCTCGGCGCCGATCACCTCTTCCCTACCATCGGCGTGGCAGTGGACGAGTACCTGGCGCAGCACAAAGTCGAGTGGCGCGACTGGGAAGACGAGGCAGCAGCCATTCGGCGCGGCTATTGA
- a CDS encoding cytochrome P450 yields the protein MEAVIEKPASCRPFVNATFLHDPYPLYRELREAGPIHWSEEFFGGAWLLTRHEDVEAVLRDPLYSARRTGGWVMRGSEESRQALCPFQRLFSRAMLFLDAPDHTRLRQALNAGFRPSALRASAGAIEHMVAGLMNGIDETGQFDFMERIARPLPAMVIARLLGMDAADQPEFLAWSEDLAAFIGAPDPDQGLKRRAQVSLLKMCAAFEAILARRREQGATVADAAGDDLIGHLLRAEASGEVESGAELLAQCAMLLFAGHETTRNLLGNGLHALLSHPDQWRHLQRAPELLPNALRELLRYESPVQYTGRRVTTDVVLHGRRLRRGELVVPLIGAANRDPARYSNPDSLDITRREGSHLSFGHGPHFCIGAALTLMEAEIAFRALSARWPGLELLDATPHWTGNPVYRGLASLQVRCRSLKHTKGVS from the coding sequence ATGGAAGCGGTGATCGAGAAGCCAGCGTCCTGTCGCCCATTCGTTAACGCCACATTCCTGCACGATCCCTATCCTCTCTACCGCGAACTGCGTGAGGCTGGCCCTATCCATTGGAGCGAGGAGTTCTTCGGCGGTGCCTGGTTGCTGACCAGGCACGAAGACGTCGAGGCCGTGCTGCGCGATCCCCTCTACTCAGCGCGGCGCACGGGTGGCTGGGTGATGCGTGGCAGCGAGGAATCGCGGCAGGCGCTCTGTCCCTTCCAGCGCCTGTTCAGCCGGGCGATGCTATTTCTCGACGCACCGGATCACACGCGGCTGAGGCAGGCGCTCAATGCCGGCTTCCGGCCGTCAGCCCTACGCGCCAGCGCAGGCGCGATCGAGCATATGGTGGCCGGGTTGATGAATGGCATTGACGAGACGGGGCAGTTTGATTTCATGGAGAGGATTGCCAGGCCGCTCCCGGCAATGGTGATTGCGCGGCTGCTCGGCATGGACGCGGCCGACCAGCCGGAATTCTTGGCCTGGTCCGAGGATCTGGCCGCCTTCATCGGCGCACCGGATCCTGATCAGGGGCTAAAACGACGAGCGCAGGTCAGCCTGCTCAAGATGTGTGCCGCCTTCGAGGCAATACTCGCGCGGCGCCGGGAGCAAGGGGCAACGGTGGCGGACGCGGCGGGCGACGATTTGATCGGACACCTGCTGCGAGCCGAGGCCAGCGGCGAGGTGGAGTCCGGGGCCGAACTATTGGCGCAATGCGCCATGCTACTGTTCGCGGGACATGAGACGACGCGCAATCTGCTCGGCAATGGACTGCACGCCTTGCTGAGCCATCCGGATCAATGGCGGCACCTGCAGCGGGCTCCCGAGCTGCTGCCGAACGCCTTGCGCGAGCTGTTGCGCTATGAGAGTCCGGTCCAATACACAGGGCGGCGGGTCACCACGGACGTGGTCCTGCATGGGCGCCGGCTGCGGCGCGGAGAGTTAGTGGTCCCTCTGATCGGCGCTGCCAATCGCGATCCGGCTCGCTACAGCAACCCGGACAGCCTGGATATCACCCGGCGGGAGGGCTCTCACTTGTCGTTCGGACATGGCCCGCATTTTTGCATTGGCGCCGCGCTGACATTGATGGAGGCGGAGATTGCGTTTCGGGCGCTGTCAGCCCGCTGGCCCGGGCTGGAGCTCCTGGATGCCACGCCGCACTGGACCGGGAACCCCGTCTATCGGGGACTCGCTAGCTTGCAGGTACGCTGCCGGTCCTTGAAGCACACCAAGGGCGTGAGCTAA